The DNA region AAACGGACAGAAGGAAAACTAAATGAGAAAACTTAAACTGATAACAATTATTGTAATGGCGATGATCGCCCTCAATCTAACAGCGGCTCACGCTGAGGAGGTGGCACCTCTTTTTCCTCTGCCATTTACCCCGGACTTCACCCGAGGATCTGGCTGGGGAATTGCTCTTGGCTTGGGGGTTGAATACGAAACCGCCTACGCTGGTTCGGACGAATATGAGTTTGAACTGGATCCGGCCGGGGCCATCCAATGGAGAAAGGGAAACCACCTTTTCTCTTGGGAAGGGCTGGAACTGTCATGGACGACTCGCCAGAAGGATCAATGGTACATCCAGGTCGAGTTGGGTTTAGATGATGGACGTGATGAAGATGATTCTGATGACGGCAGGCTGGACGGCCTTGATGAGAGGGATGATGAGTTTACGGGCTCAGGTGAGGTCAGGTATGCCTTTGATGGGGAGTGGCGGAATTATATCGGCACTCGAATTTCTGTGGGGGGGAGCGATTTCGGCACACTGGGGTTCATCTTTGCCGGGCACCGGTTCGGTTCCCGTCAGGATGGCGGTGGAACAGAAGCTATTCTCTATGCCACATTTGCTGACAGTGACAACCTGAATAGAGATTTTGGAATTAGCCCATCAGAGGCTACCACATCCGGACTTGCGGAGACGGATTTGGATAGCGGATACCGCTCCTCCGGCCTGCGCGTTGTCGATCGACGCTTTGTCAGCGAGCATATTCAAATCGTTTCCGGCCTGGAACTTGAGTATTACAGCAGCGATGTGCGAGATAGCCCCATTGCCCGCGAAGACTTTGCGGCGGAAGTAGAGCTGGCTATACTCTATCACTTCTAAGCATCGTCACCTCAACCAATGAGGATTCAGTTGACCTTCTTAGGTCGACTGAATCCATTGTTCAAGAAGCCCGAGGAGTTGCAAATAAGAGAGTAAAGGGAAAGGTTATATTTGACAATGAGATTGTCAGATTCATGTTCACTCGGGAAGGCATAGAAGATGACTTGCTCAGCTAATGGGTAAGCAAAGTGTAATCACGAGTCGAGAATCCAAGGATTGATCATGAACAATACTAAACACCTGCTGAGCACCCTTCTTTTTGTGACGGTTTTTGTGTTCCTTCTTTCCGGATGTGGAACCCATGGAACGGTCAGAGCCATAGGGGAATCTGGAGCTGTTATGGTAGACGTGCGTCATGACGGTGGCTACTACAGAAGCGCCCTGCCGGACATTCCTCCCGGACATATGCCGCCACCGGGCGAATGCCGGATTTGGCTGCCGGGCGTCCCTCCCGGACAACAGCCACCCCCTGGAGACTGTTACAGACTCAGATACCGGGTTCCACCTGGTGGATGGCTCATCCGTGGGGATTAGAAACAAGCCTATAGGGGAAATCGCATAGATGATCTTCATCCACAGCCAAAGCCGGTGCAAGCAAGCCTCCTCCCTCGCTTGCAGGGACTGTGATCATACCTGAGGATTAGTGGGCCAGCTCCAGGTGCCCCTGGCCTTCATATCCGTTTACGCATCGCCTCTTAAGAACCCTTGACAGAAGGAAATTCTGAGAGCACGGATGTCTTGATAAACGCAACCTGTTTTGAGCTACGATTTCTAGCTTTAAAGCATACCATACCATGCGTAACCTCACTGCTCGCCTTTTTTCTCCATTTACCCTGCCCATCATGTTCTTCGGCCTGGCAATAATGGTCGGCAGCATCGCGTTGCACCATCCGGCTTCTGTTGCTGGTGGAGAGTTGTCCTGGCTGGATGCCGTATTCACTGCTACTTCGGCCACGTGTGTGACCGGACTCATAGTTGTGGATACCGGATCGTTTTTTACCCAATTCGGACAAAGCGTGATCATGATCTTGATCCAATTGGGCGGATTGGGGGTGATGACTTACACCAGCCTTATTTTTTATCTATGGCGCAGGCGTGTATCGTTGACCGATCGGCTGGCCGTGGGTCAGTCCCTGCTCCATGACCCTTCGTTCCGGTTGGGCCGCTTTCTTGTGCAGGTTGTTTTGGTCTGTATATCTATAGAAGGGATCGGTTTCATATTCATGTACTTAGCCGTCCCTGGTTTTGACATCTTTGATGCCTTGTTCCACTCAATATCAGCCTTCTGCAATGCCGGTTTCGCTTTGCAGGAGGACAGCCTCATGGCCTGGAGCGGAATGTGGACAGTCAATGCTATCTTTATGGCCCTGATCATCCTGGGC from Desulfovermiculus halophilus DSM 18834 includes:
- a CDS encoding MipA/OmpV family protein, translated to MRKLKLITIIVMAMIALNLTAAHAEEVAPLFPLPFTPDFTRGSGWGIALGLGVEYETAYAGSDEYEFELDPAGAIQWRKGNHLFSWEGLELSWTTRQKDQWYIQVELGLDDGRDEDDSDDGRLDGLDERDDEFTGSGEVRYAFDGEWRNYIGTRISVGGSDFGTLGFIFAGHRFGSRQDGGGTEAILYATFADSDNLNRDFGISPSEATTSGLAETDLDSGYRSSGLRVVDRRFVSEHIQIVSGLELEYYSSDVRDSPIAREDFAAEVELAILYHF